In Apium graveolens cultivar Ventura chromosome 10, ASM990537v1, whole genome shotgun sequence, the following are encoded in one genomic region:
- the LOC141690882 gene encoding uncharacterized protein LOC141690882: protein MIKYLEETRVKLLEFHIACLDEIMREENQRADILAKLATDEDHSPSVGLYKILLTSPSVTPLTKPASEILVISYDPNWMTPIYLYLQEGILPQNKRAAQLLHSKAAHYTIIDDTLYRRSFLASLLKCVDYVEADYCMLEVHEGICGIHSSGEALAHKIIRQGYNRPTLRRDCLNYFKTCAKCQFHASIPHCLRFFLRLFYPPSL from the coding sequence ATGATAAAATATCTTGAAGAAACTAGAGTCAAACTCCTAGAATTTCACATTGCCTGCCTTGACGAGATTATGCGAGAGGAGAATCAAAGAGCCGATATCTTAGCAAAGTTAGCCACCGACGAAGATCATTCCCCTTCTGTGGGTCTTTACAAAATATTGCTAACATCTCCTTCGGTCACACCTCTGACCAAACCTGCTTCGGAAATATTAGTAATCTCCTACGACCCAAATTGGATGACTCCAATTTACCTCTATCTGCAAGAAGGGATCCTCCCTCAAAACAAAAGGGCTGCTCAATTGCTACATTCTAAAGCTGCTCATTACACCATTATAGATGATACTCTTTATCGAAGATCTTTCTTAGCATCCCTTCTTAAATGTGTTGATTATGTAGAAGCAGACTATTGCATGCTCGAAGTTCATGAGGGAATATGTGGAATCCACTCGTCCGGAGAAGCCCTGGCACATAAAATCATCAGACAGGGATACAATAGGCCTACTTTGAGGAGAGATTGCTTGAACTATTTCAAGACCTGTGCCAAATGCCAGTTTCACGCTTCAATCCCACATTGCCTCCGGTTTTTTCTACGGCTATTTTATCCCCCATCCCTTTGA